The Aedes aegypti strain LVP_AGWG chromosome 3, AaegL5.0 Primary Assembly, whole genome shotgun sequence genome contains a region encoding:
- the LOC5575074 gene encoding WAP, Kazal, immunoglobulin, Kunitz and NTR domain-containing protein 2: protein MAKFLVLGLVVLVAIAAIDAASFGQCPVSSKVQTCTPKCLSDVDCSTSGGKCCPNTCNYKSCVSPNQLTQSGSSGSSGSKYQSGGAGTYCGNVKCSAHEKCDLDKSTKRQKCVRA, encoded by the exons ATGG CGAAATTTCTGGTTCTGGGACTCGTCGTTTTGGTCGCGATTGCCGCAATCGATGCTGCCT CATTTGGTCAGTGTCCGGTGTCTTCCAAGGTGCAAACCTGCACTCCAAAATGCCTGAGCGATGTTGATTGCAGCACTAGCGGAGGAAAGTGTTGCCCGAACACGTGCAACTATAAATCTTGCGTCAGTCCCAACCAGCTTACGCAGAGTGGATCAAGCGGATCGAGTGGAAGCAAAT ATCAATCAGGCGGAGCCGGAACTTACTGCGGAAATGTTAAATGCAGCGCTCACGAGAAATGTGACTTGGACAAATCAACCAAACGCCAAAAATGTGTACGAGCTTGA
- the LOC5575075 gene encoding uncharacterized protein LOC5575075 codes for MSFRCTIVILATLGTLCLAAPQNSLTVGGKTDALPVKSDRDKYEVVDSVPQESARKNERNLRKDDDKALEEFQAKSAHYSYDSSITDTISDQTVQRQETREGLALKGMYAYSDGFYKREVHYVADDKGYRLVKEISIPIGEGPQEDPNGKADVSSSLSGSYSITADDIARPSYKKHPKKV; via the coding sequence ATGTCGTTCAGGTGCACAATCGTTATACTTGCCACACTTGGCACGCTGTGTTTAGCTGCACCTCAGAACAGTTTAACCGTTGGCGGCAAAACCGATGCACTTCCTGTAAAAAGTGATCGTGACAAGTATGAAGTAGTTGATAGTGTTCCGCAAGAATCTGCGAGGAAAAACGAGAGGAATCTGCGGAAGGATGACGATAAagctttggaagaatttcaagcCAAATCAGCACATTATTCGTATGACTCGTCGATCACGGACACGATCAGTGATCAAACCGTTCAACGACAGGAAACCCGCGAAGGATTAGCACTGAAGGGAATGTATGCATACAGTGATGGGTTCTACAAGCGTGAAGTGCATTACGTTGCGGACGATAAAGGCTACCGATTGGTGAAGGAGATCTCCATCCCCATCGGAGAAGGGCCACAGGAAGATCCAAATGGAAAGGCTGACGTTTCATCATCACTATCTGGATCGTACTCGATCACAGCCGACGATATTGCGCGACCTTCGTACAAAAAGCATCCGAAAAAAGTGTAA